From the Streptomyces syringium genome, one window contains:
- a CDS encoding zinc ribbon domain-containing protein, with protein sequence MNAAPADQIRLLDLQTLDTRLAQLAHKRKSLPEHAEIQSLEGDLTQHRDLLVAAQTEESDTTREQTKAEQDVDQVRQRAARDQQRLDAGIGISPKDLENLQREIASLAKRQGDLEDVVLEVMERRESAQERVTELTGRVESVQAKVNDAVARRDAAFAEIDAEAASVTKEREIVAGSIPADLLKLYDKIRTKEGGVGAARLNQRRCEGCRLELDITGLNEVRAAAPDEVVRCENCTRILVRTRESGL encoded by the coding sequence CTGAACGCCGCGCCCGCCGACCAGATCCGTCTTCTCGACCTCCAGACCCTGGACACCCGCCTCGCGCAGCTCGCCCACAAGCGCAAGAGCCTGCCCGAGCACGCCGAGATCCAGAGCCTCGAAGGCGATCTCACGCAGCACCGCGACCTCCTCGTCGCCGCGCAGACCGAGGAGAGCGACACCACCCGCGAGCAGACCAAGGCCGAGCAGGACGTGGACCAGGTGCGCCAGCGCGCCGCCCGCGACCAGCAGCGCCTGGACGCAGGCATCGGCATCTCCCCGAAGGACCTGGAGAACCTCCAGCGCGAGATCGCCTCGCTCGCCAAGCGCCAGGGCGACCTGGAGGACGTCGTCCTCGAGGTCATGGAGCGCCGCGAGTCCGCCCAGGAGCGCGTCACCGAGCTGACCGGCCGCGTCGAGTCCGTGCAGGCCAAGGTCAACGACGCCGTCGCCCGCCGCGACGCCGCCTTCGCCGAGATCGACGCCGAGGCCGCCTCGGTCACCAAGGAGCGCGAGATCGTCGCCGGCTCCATCCCGGCCGACCTGCTCAAGCTCTACGACAAGATCCGCACCAAGGAGGGTGGCGTCGGCGCCGCCCGCCTCAACCAGCGCCGCTGCGAGGGCTGCCGCCTGGAGCTCGACATCACCGGGCTCAACGAGGTGCGCGCCGCGGCCCCGGACGAGGTCGTCCGGTGCGAGAACTGCACCCGCATCCTCGTCCGCACCCGCGAGTCGGGCCTGTAA
- a CDS encoding Nif3-like dinuclear metal center hexameric protein gives MPVLSEVIAALDALWPPERAEQWDAVGTVCGDPDAPVGRVLFAVDPVQEVADEAVELGADLLVTHHPLYLRGTTTVAASTFKGRVVHTLIKNDVALHVAHTNADRADPGVSDALAGALDLRVTGPLVPDPSDSAGRRGLGRICEVEPPLTLAAFAARAAERLPATAQGIRVAGDPERLIRTVAVCGGSGDSLFDEVRAAGVDAYVTADLRHHPASEAQHHSPLALVDAAHWATEWPWIEQAAAQLDEISDRHGWGLRTHISRTVTDPWTAHAASSASSSHH, from the coding sequence GTGCCCGTACTGTCTGAAGTCATCGCCGCCCTCGACGCCCTCTGGCCCCCGGAGCGGGCCGAGCAGTGGGACGCCGTCGGTACGGTCTGCGGCGATCCCGACGCCCCCGTCGGCCGGGTCCTGTTCGCCGTCGACCCCGTTCAGGAGGTCGCCGACGAAGCCGTGGAGCTGGGCGCGGACCTGCTCGTCACCCACCACCCGCTCTATCTGCGCGGAACGACGACGGTCGCGGCCTCCACCTTCAAGGGCCGCGTCGTGCACACCCTCATCAAGAACGACGTCGCCCTCCACGTCGCGCACACCAACGCCGACCGCGCCGACCCCGGTGTCTCCGACGCCCTCGCCGGCGCCCTCGACCTGCGCGTCACCGGCCCCCTCGTACCCGACCCGAGCGACTCCGCGGGCCGTCGCGGCCTCGGCCGGATCTGCGAGGTCGAGCCCCCGCTGACCCTCGCCGCGTTCGCCGCCCGCGCCGCCGAACGGCTGCCCGCCACCGCGCAGGGCATCCGCGTCGCGGGCGACCCCGAGCGCCTCATCCGCACGGTCGCCGTCTGCGGCGGCTCCGGCGACTCCCTCTTCGACGAGGTACGGGCCGCGGGCGTCGACGCCTACGTCACCGCCGACCTGCGCCACCACCCCGCGTCCGAGGCCCAGCACCACAGCCCGCTCGCCCTCGTGGACGCGGCGCACTGGGCCACCGAGTGGCCCTGGATCGAGCAGGCCGCCGCCCAGCTCGACGAGATCTCCGACCGCCACGGCTGGGGGCTGCGCACCCATATCTCCCGTACGGTCACCGACCCCTGGACCGCCCACGCGGCGTCGTCCGCTTCCTCTTCCCACCACTAA